A window of Cryptomeria japonica chromosome 3, Sugi_1.0, whole genome shotgun sequence contains these coding sequences:
- the LOC131066813 gene encoding caffeic acid 3-O-methyltransferase 3-like, which produces MEAHLHLYEMMLSAAKPMALKAVVLLNIPQIIATHGTQNPLSVDDIAQHISASTKDKIPHKEYLFRILRLLASCGVFTEDVDEQTKQRKYGLNNVSKLLVKEGYRDSCVPFLMLLADKAYVDPQHHFHDAVLEGCHPFIKVHGMNPWEYVGTNAEANKLFNEGMACHTKDVMASVVKMYDGFRSVRTVVDLAGGVGSGLSVIVSQHPHIQGINFDLPHVIATAPAISGVEHVGGNMFDKIPCGDIIFMKWILHDWDDEKCIEILKKLYEATPEYGKVLIVEALLDGSEGSINRLGLLFDIHMTIYTMGGKERSEEEFSQLFFKAGFKSYNIMKLPFLQVLIEVSKS; this is translated from the exons ATGGAAGCCCATCTCCACCTTTATGAGATGATGCTTTCTGCTGCAAAGCCCATGGCTCTCAAAGCTGTTGTCTTGCTTAACATCCCACAGATTATAGCCACACATGGTACACAAAATCCTCTCTCTGTTGATGACATTGCTCAACATATTTCTGCCTCTACAAAAGATAAGATTCCCCACAAGGAATACTTGTTTAGGATTCTGAGATTGCTGGCTTCTTGTGGGGTCTTCACCGAAGATGTAGATGAGCAAACCAAGCAAAGGAAATATGGGTTGAACAATGTTTCCAAACTGCTAGTGAAGGAAGGATATAGGGATTCCTGTGTGCCATTTCTGATGTTGCTGGCAGACAAAGCTTATGTGGatccacaacaccattttcatgATGCTGTGTTGGAAGGGTGTCATCCCTTTATCAAAGTCCATGGCATGAATCCCTGGGAATATGTGGGTACAAATGCTGAAGCCAACAAGCTTTTTAATGAGGGGATGGCCTGCCATACAAAAGATGTCATGGCTTCTGTGGTGAAGATGTATGATGGGTTCAGGAGTGTGAGGACTGTGGTGGATCTAGCTGGAGGAGTAGGGTCTGGGTTGTCTGTTATTGTTTCTCAGCATCCACACATACAGGGCATTAACTTCGACTTGCCCCATGTCATTGCTACTGCACCTGCCATATCAG GAGTGGAGCATGTTGGTGGAaacatgtttgacaaaattccttgtGGAGATATAATTTTCATGAAG TGGATTTTACATGATTGGGATGATGAgaagtgtatagaaattttgaagaaGCTCTATGAAGCAACACCAGAATATGGGAAGGTCCTAATTGTTGAAGCACTACTTGATGGTTCAGAAGGAAGCATAAATCGGCTAGGATTATTGTTTGACATACATATGACAATCTATACTATGGGTGGAAAAGAGAGAAGTGAGGAAGAATTTAGCCAATTATTTTTCAAAGCAGGATTCAAGAGCTACAATATCATGAAACTACCTTTTCTCCAAGTACTTATAGAAGTATCTAAGTCATAA